A section of the Rossellomorea marisflavi genome encodes:
- the essC gene encoding type VII secretion protein EssC has translation MYALWILYKEQYQYYRINSDRETVTIGRNLTDSVTLPSLPAEWETLSIEKLGSSFRIKGDLEEDIKPGKEWTCQAGSEKLSILIAPLAEEDNVYFIGHLEEMFLGSRKGAHISIPHHEGEWYRGENGRWMLHPDSGLYYVNGERIRKKTEIRTGDMIFTPYVTITLLEDDLISIHWVGEMEIHLPESRRPLSEMKKKYPNYRRTPRMVYDLPEEKVQLSFPSQESDDSGRSLWIIILPPLVMLVVMGFIALVIPRGIFIIISLVMFTTTLITSTVQFFKDKSTRKKAKEKRERVYTSYLKNKRQELQDLAEKQTDVLRFHYPSYERIKYLTEELSDRLWERTLDSPDFLEFRLGTGKVPASYTISLSSSDMANREMDDLLEQSQKMKDVYSEIDHLPVKAELSLGAIGLIGKEAVYKNEIHQMVGQLAFFHSYHDLRFVFIFDEEEYNEWEWMKYLPHFQLPQSYAKGFIYNEKTRDQILSSIYEVLRERDIDDDAKEKVIYSPHYVFIVTNHQLISDHVILQYLEGEYAHLGMSVIFAAEAKESLSENIHTLVRYINDQQGDILIQKKKAVKIPFRLDAYDREGNERYARMLRTLNHQIGMTNSIPTSVSFLGMLGTNDVQQLPIKENWLTRESAKSLAVPVGLKGKEDLVELNLHEKAHGPHGLLAGTTGSGKSEFLQTYILSLAVHFHPHEVAFLLIDYKGGGMAQPFKDIPHLLGTITNIEGSKNFSNRALASIKSELKRRQRLFDRYEVNHINDYTRLYKQGKTEVPLPHLFLISDEFAELKSEEPDFIKELVSAARIGRSLGVHLILATQKPGGVIDNQIWSNARFRVALKVQNSEDSREILKNSDAAAITVTGRGYLQVGNNEVYDLFQSAWSGAPYQEDSYEAEDEVAIVTDLGLIPLSEVSSSPGGQKDVQSEIDAVVDRIEEMQSAMNIEKLQSPWLPPLADRLYLPRETSPKENQIFLATIDEPEKQSQSPYWYTVVEDGNVGIFGSSGYGKTQTAITLLMGMARSLTPEEVHYYLLDFGNGGLLPLKQLPHTADYFLIDQERKIEKFVSILDEEMANRKRLFQQKEVSSIKMYNTVSEEKLPLLFVTIDNYDIVKDEMMDFEIQMNQLARDGQSLGVYMLLTATRVNSVRQSLMNNLKTKIAHYLMDQTETQTLVGRVDFEPEAIPGRAIVKKDTAFFSQIFLPSEGKDDYEQLNRLKEDVQFLREKYSGMTLPDPVPMLPTELTMVNFTQYTDQTQRQGLLPVGLNEETVKPVYVNFQKTKHCLVLGQAQKGKTNVLKVMANTILQQDTEHLAIFDSIDRGLIHMMKEDKVVYMENREHIDIWLTKAEEIFAAREEQYNQSITDGNSLPQFPPIYLMADGYGRFLQNVDTKLQDRIVKCMKNYSHLGFYIIMSGSNNELSKGYDALTTELKQIRQAIVLMKKSEQTLYTLSYDRKEPEIQPGFGYYVENSKEIKLQIPLMVTERKVLA, from the coding sequence ATGTATGCCCTGTGGATTTTATATAAGGAACAGTATCAATATTACAGAATCAATTCGGACAGGGAAACGGTAACGATCGGGCGCAATCTCACAGATTCTGTGACCCTGCCTTCTCTCCCGGCCGAGTGGGAAACGCTGTCTATTGAAAAGCTCGGTTCATCGTTCCGGATCAAAGGAGATCTGGAAGAGGATATCAAGCCCGGAAAGGAATGGACGTGCCAAGCTGGCAGTGAGAAACTTTCCATTCTCATAGCCCCGCTCGCGGAAGAAGACAATGTGTACTTCATAGGTCATTTGGAAGAGATGTTCTTAGGTTCCCGGAAGGGTGCACATATCTCAATCCCTCATCACGAGGGAGAATGGTACAGGGGTGAGAACGGACGATGGATGCTGCATCCAGACTCCGGATTGTATTATGTGAACGGGGAGCGGATCAGAAAAAAAACGGAGATCCGCACGGGAGATATGATTTTCACTCCCTATGTGACCATCACCCTGTTGGAGGATGATCTCATTTCTATCCATTGGGTAGGGGAGATGGAGATTCATTTGCCCGAGTCCCGGCGTCCACTGTCCGAGATGAAGAAGAAGTATCCAAATTATCGTCGTACACCACGGATGGTCTATGACCTCCCAGAAGAAAAAGTGCAGCTGTCGTTCCCGAGTCAGGAATCCGATGACTCGGGCAGAAGCTTGTGGATCATCATCCTGCCGCCCCTTGTCATGCTTGTGGTCATGGGCTTCATTGCCCTTGTCATTCCTAGGGGGATCTTCATCATCATCTCGCTTGTCATGTTCACCACGACATTGATTACGTCCACCGTTCAGTTCTTCAAGGATAAATCAACTAGGAAAAAAGCGAAAGAAAAGCGTGAGCGCGTATATACGAGCTATTTGAAAAACAAACGGCAGGAGCTTCAGGACCTCGCTGAGAAGCAGACCGATGTGCTCCGATTCCATTATCCATCATATGAACGGATCAAGTATCTCACGGAAGAGCTCTCGGACCGTTTGTGGGAAAGGACCCTTGACAGCCCGGATTTCCTTGAATTCCGCCTTGGTACAGGGAAGGTTCCTGCAAGTTATACCATTTCATTGAGCTCAAGCGATATGGCCAACAGAGAAATGGATGATCTCTTGGAGCAATCTCAGAAAATGAAAGATGTCTACAGTGAAATCGACCACCTACCAGTCAAAGCGGAACTCAGCCTTGGGGCAATCGGCTTGATCGGAAAGGAAGCTGTCTACAAGAACGAAATTCATCAGATGGTTGGTCAGCTTGCGTTTTTCCATAGCTATCACGATCTTCGCTTCGTGTTCATTTTTGACGAAGAAGAATATAACGAGTGGGAATGGATGAAGTATCTTCCCCACTTCCAACTCCCGCAATCCTATGCAAAAGGATTCATTTATAACGAAAAGACCCGTGATCAGATCCTGTCTTCCATCTATGAAGTGCTGAGGGAGAGGGATATAGATGATGACGCCAAGGAAAAGGTGATTTATTCACCCCACTATGTGTTCATCGTCACGAACCATCAGCTGATTTCCGACCATGTGATCCTTCAGTATCTTGAAGGGGAGTATGCCCATCTCGGGATGTCCGTCATTTTCGCGGCGGAAGCAAAGGAGAGCCTGTCGGAAAATATCCATACCCTTGTCCGGTACATCAATGATCAGCAGGGTGATATCTTGATTCAAAAGAAGAAAGCGGTCAAGATCCCGTTCCGATTGGATGCTTACGACCGGGAAGGCAATGAGCGTTATGCCCGCATGCTAAGGACGCTGAATCATCAGATCGGGATGACCAATTCAATCCCGACCAGTGTATCGTTCCTGGGTATGCTCGGAACGAACGATGTTCAGCAACTTCCGATCAAGGAAAACTGGCTGACGAGGGAATCGGCCAAGTCACTCGCCGTACCGGTGGGGCTGAAAGGAAAGGAAGACCTTGTGGAGTTGAATCTTCACGAAAAAGCCCATGGTCCCCACGGACTTCTTGCAGGTACTACGGGTTCAGGGAAAAGTGAGTTCCTGCAAACCTATATCCTTTCACTGGCGGTCCATTTCCACCCTCACGAAGTAGCCTTCCTCCTCATCGACTATAAGGGTGGGGGAATGGCGCAACCGTTCAAGGATATCCCGCATTTGTTGGGGACCATCACCAATATCGAAGGGAGCAAGAACTTCAGTAACCGGGCCCTTGCTTCCATCAAAAGCGAGCTGAAGCGGCGCCAGCGCCTGTTCGACCGCTATGAAGTCAACCATATCAATGATTACACCCGTTTATATAAGCAAGGGAAAACCGAAGTGCCACTTCCGCATCTCTTCCTCATTTCCGATGAGTTTGCAGAGTTGAAAAGCGAAGAACCTGACTTCATCAAAGAGCTGGTCTCCGCTGCCCGTATCGGGCGGAGCCTTGGTGTCCACTTGATCCTGGCGACTCAAAAACCTGGTGGCGTCATCGATAACCAGATCTGGAGTAATGCCCGGTTCAGGGTGGCATTGAAAGTACAGAACTCGGAAGATAGTCGAGAAATCCTTAAAAATTCCGATGCAGCTGCCATTACCGTGACGGGCCGTGGTTATCTCCAAGTCGGAAATAATGAAGTATACGATCTATTCCAATCGGCATGGAGCGGTGCACCGTATCAGGAGGATTCCTATGAAGCGGAAGATGAGGTGGCCATCGTGACCGACCTTGGCCTCATTCCTCTATCCGAAGTGTCATCCAGCCCGGGTGGTCAAAAAGATGTGCAATCAGAGATTGACGCCGTCGTGGATCGCATCGAAGAGATGCAGTCAGCGATGAATATCGAGAAACTCCAGAGCCCTTGGCTGCCGCCCTTGGCTGATCGATTGTACTTGCCGAGGGAGACCTCGCCTAAAGAAAACCAGATCTTCCTGGCAACGATCGATGAGCCGGAGAAACAAAGTCAATCGCCTTACTGGTATACAGTGGTCGAGGACGGCAATGTCGGCATCTTCGGATCATCAGGCTACGGGAAGACGCAAACGGCCATCACGCTCCTCATGGGGATGGCCAGGAGCTTAACGCCAGAAGAGGTTCACTATTATCTACTCGACTTCGGCAATGGGGGGCTTCTCCCATTGAAACAGCTTCCTCACACGGCCGATTACTTCCTCATTGATCAGGAGAGGAAGATTGAAAAATTCGTGTCGATCCTGGATGAAGAAATGGCCAACAGGAAACGGTTATTCCAGCAAAAAGAGGTAAGCTCCATCAAGATGTACAACACGGTCAGCGAAGAGAAGCTGCCCCTCCTCTTCGTGACCATCGATAATTATGACATTGTCAAAGATGAAATGATGGACTTTGAAATACAGATGAATCAGCTGGCGAGGGACGGCCAATCCCTCGGGGTTTATATGCTTCTCACAGCGACCCGGGTGAACTCCGTCCGTCAATCACTGATGAATAACCTGAAGACGAAGATTGCTCACTATCTGATGGACCAAACGGAGACCCAGACCCTGGTAGGGCGCGTCGACTTCGAACCGGAAGCCATTCCGGGCCGTGCCATTGTCAAAAAGGACACGGCCTTCTTCTCCCAGATCTTCCTCCCTTCAGAAGGGAAGGACGACTATGAGCAATTGAACCGATTAAAAGAAGACGTACAGTTCCTCCGGGAGAAATATTCCGGTATGACCCTTCCAGATCCGGTTCCGATGCTTCCGACAGAGCTGACCATGGTCAATTTCACACAGTATACAGACCAAACCCAGCGACAAGGACTGCTGCCTGTCGGCTTGAACGAAGAGACGGTCAAGCCGGTCTACGTCAATTTCCAGAAGACCAAACACTGCCTCGTCCTTGGACAAGCCCAAAAAGGGAAGACGAACGTCTTGAAGGTGATGGCCAATACGATCCTTCAACAGGATACGGAACATCTGGCCATTTTCGATTCCATCGACAGGGGTCTTATCCACATGATGAAAGAGGACAAGGTGGTTTATATGGAAAACCGCGAGCATATCGATATTTGGCTGACGAAAGCCGAAGAGATCTTCGCTGCAAGGGAAGAACAGTACAACCAGTCCATCACCGACGGAAACTCCCTGCCTCAATTCCCGCCGATCTATCTCATGGCGGATGGGTATGGAAGATTCCTTCAGAATGTGGATACCAAGCTGCAAGATCGCATCGTCAAATGCATGAAGAATTATTCCCACCTGGGCTTCTATATCATCATGAGCGGCAGCAATAACGAGCTGTCCAAAGGGTATGACGCACTCACGACCGAGTTGAAGCAGATCAGGCAGGCCATCGTACTGATGAAGAAGTCCGAGCAGACCCTTTATACGCTCAGCTACGACCGTAAGGAACCCGAGATACAACCGGGCTTCGGCTATTATGTCGAAAACAGTAAGGAAATCAAATTACAAATACCACTCATGGTAACAGAAAGGAAAGTACTCGCATGA
- a CDS encoding EsaB/YukD family protein, producing MYIEITVDLNRYQKGKVLDLRLSNYHTVKKLIDLVWQSQKLTSEPREGYWIRISNKDLVISGNARLNEAGILSGDRVEIL from the coding sequence ATGTACATAGAAATCACCGTCGATCTCAATCGATATCAGAAGGGGAAGGTCCTTGACCTTCGTCTCTCCAATTACCATACGGTCAAGAAGCTCATCGACCTCGTATGGCAGTCCCAAAAGCTCACCTCGGAACCAAGGGAAGGGTACTGGATCAGGATTTCCAATAAGGACCTGGTCATTTCAGGAAACGCCCGCCTGAATGAAGCCGGGATTCTCTCGGGTGACCGGGTTGAAATTTTATAA
- a CDS encoding VOC family protein, with protein MINSVGQVGIPVKNIERATAFYQGTLGLPLLFHTDTMAFLQSGDVRILLTLPEKQEYDHPSSVVYFNVESTRIAYSELRNKGVEVCGEPHVVSKMDGVETWMCFFRDSEGNTHAFMSEERAE; from the coding sequence ATGATCAATTCAGTCGGACAAGTCGGGATTCCCGTCAAAAATATCGAGAGGGCGACAGCCTTTTACCAGGGAACCCTGGGGCTCCCGCTTCTCTTCCACACGGATACTATGGCCTTCCTGCAATCAGGCGACGTTAGGATCCTCCTCACCTTGCCGGAAAAGCAGGAATACGACCATCCCAGTTCCGTTGTTTATTTCAATGTGGAGAGTACGCGTATTGCTTATTCGGAGTTAAGGAATAAGGGCGTGGAAGTCTGCGGGGAACCACATGTGGTGTCCAAGATGGATGGTGTTGAAACGTGGATGTGTTTTTTCAGGGATTCTGAAGGGAATACACATGCTTTCATGAGTGAAGAAAGAGCTGAATAG
- the essA gene encoding type VII secretion protein EssA, translating into MKAKILLVAILVSLLVMGAPVQANTDIEDLVPNDYQNNKFRKNTDLIHERNLYNNERSNIPEVQKGLTFDGTGSETSEERLEALFQGTEKDTNTIKAKADNLKLFSETETAKLGSLEEQGENSSSLSLLIIIFAGICIVLLIVVMIAWARTGQNVKKA; encoded by the coding sequence ATGAAGGCTAAAATCCTTCTGGTGGCCATTCTCGTGAGCCTCCTCGTTATGGGGGCTCCGGTACAGGCCAATACGGATATCGAAGACCTCGTCCCGAATGATTATCAAAACAATAAGTTCCGGAAAAATACAGACCTGATCCATGAAAGGAATCTGTATAACAACGAACGGAGCAACATTCCTGAGGTGCAAAAGGGATTGACCTTTGATGGCACCGGGAGTGAAACATCCGAAGAACGATTGGAAGCACTCTTTCAGGGGACGGAAAAAGATACGAATACCATCAAAGCAAAAGCCGATAATCTCAAGCTCTTCAGTGAAACTGAAACGGCCAAATTGGGCTCGTTGGAAGAGCAGGGTGAGAATTCATCCTCTCTGTCTCTACTCATCATCATTTTTGCAGGGATTTGTATCGTGCTCCTTATTGTGGTGATGATCGCCTGGGCACGTACAGGTCAGAACGTAAAAAAAGCGTAA
- a CDS encoding helix-turn-helix domain-containing protein — translation MKRNYVLHAWGKDFHWEGTGQMSIKTFRGGRALYEANGGYYSVEGNRYLLVNEGEYSLHIEEKEPVESFCLFFRSGFSSEVSRSLEASQDQLLTDPFKPVGEDGFFEKTYYIGPHLEERLRLTKQANLNRELEESFYPVMEAILADQTTIPQELERLSSLKRSTREELFKRLILANEYIRAYCQTALTLEDIARVACLSANHLLRTYRQLFGVTPKQHLLLYRMESAKRLLKESSTPYTEMAYDLGFTSSASFSRSFRQHTGLSPRQYFKKGDF, via the coding sequence ATGAAACGAAACTATGTGCTTCATGCGTGGGGGAAGGATTTTCATTGGGAAGGGACGGGGCAGATGTCCATTAAAACTTTCCGAGGAGGACGGGCACTCTATGAAGCGAACGGCGGTTACTACAGCGTGGAAGGAAACCGATATCTTCTCGTGAATGAGGGCGAATATTCCCTCCATATCGAGGAAAAGGAGCCTGTTGAATCCTTCTGCCTCTTCTTCCGATCAGGCTTTTCTTCAGAAGTGTCCCGGAGCCTGGAAGCCTCCCAGGACCAACTGCTCACAGATCCTTTCAAACCCGTTGGAGAGGATGGTTTCTTTGAGAAAACCTATTATATCGGCCCTCATCTTGAAGAGAGGCTTCGACTGACAAAGCAAGCCAACCTTAACAGAGAACTTGAAGAGTCTTTTTATCCCGTCATGGAAGCCATCCTGGCCGATCAAACCACTATTCCTCAAGAGCTGGAACGATTATCTTCTTTAAAGCGGTCGACCCGTGAAGAACTATTCAAACGGCTCATCCTGGCCAACGAATACATACGTGCCTACTGTCAAACAGCCCTTACCCTAGAGGACATTGCAAGGGTTGCCTGCCTCTCTGCCAATCACTTGCTCAGAACCTACAGGCAATTGTTCGGAGTCACGCCAAAGCAGCACCTGTTATTGTACCGAATGGAAAGTGCCAAACGCCTTCTGAAAGAATCCTCTACACCCTACACGGAGATGGCATATGACCTCGGGTTTACAAGTTCGGCATCCTTCAGCCGTTCTTTTAGGCAACATACCGGATTATCACCCAGGCAATATTTTAAAAAAGGTGATTTTTGA
- the essB gene encoding type VII secretion protein EssB, whose translation MAETKRTYLEEKLDIVVNRTDDVITFVFQNEKIKLDHVREIMFLKDLDPTIQKEIRMENDELSISHTIPASYIASDKLNIGEKERLITALQLVHRVQQHRLSRIHLVVSPGNIVFDQGLSPHFLHYGVKESLPPYEKDGDTLFKETKAMAAFISEPKLSFDDYIKFSETIKLSEVTRAIMETATFEELENVLNKSILDAKEVAASYMSISKKKWKTNRYILLGVSILLVPAIIYSIYSFFFINPKQESIVSAQENFLLNKYSDVVTELEPYEIDDIPKVAQYQLALSYIVNESLSEDQKENVRNTISLQSDPMYYEYWINIGRGKAKEALDTARFLEDRDLILFGLLKYREQVKSDSELDSEERQQKLNDIESEINEYEEEMKKLEEEKAAEEEQAKEAEAAPQEEQDAGQQEKEAPKADDQKKEDQKKDQQKKDDKKTD comes from the coding sequence ATGGCCGAAACGAAACGGACGTACCTAGAAGAAAAGCTTGATATTGTTGTGAACCGGACTGACGACGTCATCACGTTCGTGTTTCAAAATGAAAAGATCAAACTGGATCATGTCAGAGAAATCATGTTTCTTAAAGACCTGGATCCAACCATTCAAAAAGAAATCAGGATGGAAAATGATGAACTTAGCATTTCTCACACCATCCCTGCCTCATATATTGCCTCTGACAAGCTGAATATCGGTGAGAAGGAAAGGCTGATAACGGCACTCCAACTTGTCCATAGGGTGCAGCAGCACCGACTCTCAAGGATTCATTTAGTAGTAAGCCCTGGGAATATTGTTTTCGACCAGGGATTGAGCCCTCACTTCCTGCATTACGGAGTAAAAGAAAGCCTGCCTCCATATGAAAAGGACGGAGACACCCTGTTCAAGGAAACGAAGGCAATGGCTGCCTTCATTTCAGAGCCGAAACTATCATTCGATGACTATATCAAATTCAGTGAAACGATCAAACTTTCCGAAGTGACACGGGCCATCATGGAAACCGCCACCTTCGAAGAACTGGAAAACGTGCTGAATAAGAGTATCCTGGATGCGAAGGAAGTCGCTGCTTCCTACATGTCCATCAGTAAAAAGAAGTGGAAGACCAACCGCTATATCCTGCTGGGTGTATCCATACTATTGGTTCCAGCCATCATCTATTCAATCTATTCATTCTTCTTCATCAACCCGAAGCAGGAGAGCATTGTTTCCGCTCAGGAAAATTTCTTACTGAACAAGTACAGTGATGTTGTCACGGAATTGGAGCCTTATGAGATTGATGATATTCCAAAGGTGGCCCAGTACCAACTGGCCCTCTCCTATATTGTGAATGAATCCCTGTCAGAGGATCAGAAGGAGAATGTCAGGAATACGATCTCCCTCCAGTCCGATCCCATGTACTACGAGTACTGGATCAACATAGGGCGCGGAAAGGCGAAGGAAGCCCTTGATACAGCCCGTTTCCTCGAAGATAGGGATTTGATCCTGTTTGGCCTGCTTAAGTATCGTGAACAGGTAAAATCCGATAGCGAACTGGATAGTGAAGAAAGACAACAAAAGCTGAACGATATTGAAAGTGAAATCAATGAGTATGAGGAAGAAATGAAGAAGCTTGAGGAAGAAAAAGCGGCTGAAGAAGAGCAGGCGAAGGAAGCGGAGGCTGCTCCTCAGGAAGAACAGGATGCCGGACAGCAAGAAAAAGAGGCACCTAAAGCGGATGATCAGAAAAAAGAAGACCAGAAAAAAGATCAGCAGAAGAAAGATGATAAAAAAACAGACTGA
- the esaA gene encoding type VII secretion protein EsaA, which produces MTQKVSMVKLLVAILMILATPLLFFRSVGDNPLKVEKNATQSIAIVNEDAGTEVEGESLQFGGDVTSLLGDDSSYEWTVVGRSAGENGLETSKYDAVVYIPSDFSEKIMTYDEERPVKTNLNFKVQTQLNSVNKEKVLREIETASKKVNNKMSTLYWNYVSADMENVRDEFDQILEKEQTFQQTMLAFYKPSSKDLAGQIEQQQNMLLGLQESIKQADSRVPEQENTLESFQNRLTQFVEYVDQYREYQDNQKQLLAEVQSQSVQMIDESTQNAQPMYMKQKELFGQQGSQIDNGMEQLNAKMKDNQNAFAALKENRMAEVDRQVQDFYSFQNRVLDYYQQLQDTRKLDNLQGTILEWNNKISSGDGVIFDPPVKPEMPEESEGENENENPGNPGNPDAPGEDNGENPGEGNGPGKPGDSAPLPPDLNPEIAELNEISAGMEAIQGILTGEELPTPEQLTETVKNLTSLSERLAGVKSSLDQKNTNTENPLQKEVDKLLKEVEALTNQNSGLGERIKELEARVTGLLADKEALKKHIEELNENNDILTKQLEMFSDNIMNIVGEIDAKEASILQSPALSSKRKEDLGGYFARDINNYKLMDLIKYYAYLDQYEAVLNGMLKENGVKKTVLDDEDVRNEVMGILSVTDGEKAMWEDMNTNRLLTTQDGLNTLQDSFAVFMAEYNETLNNNQKQLTENLNAISQDAGKVLQRIQQPDQTAPAPNNGASGTEVVGNQQQVVSEVKMIHSFLTNVQDNQSTIVSYTTDLQSNVANVQNDADTLNNKWATNVASTQMVRDDVFSILGNAFVDGQSNGYVYDFLTNPLKVSGDVPQEKKDSVIPPVVILFIILISSLMIGYTSYYFQRVPLWLQGVLFLLLNLIVGFLISLYGLDIYSLGESREVEWTVFTILLLLTGSGLVRMGFVTHRLLGWFISVAIVALFVTPLLALSTPNFSFKDPMSTVYLSIQYGTDSKFGQAALIMGLILAALVVLQVLLGRNKGHGGDAKGDKAYEG; this is translated from the coding sequence ATGACACAGAAAGTAAGCATGGTTAAACTTTTGGTAGCCATCTTAATGATCCTGGCCACACCGTTACTCTTCTTTCGTTCTGTCGGTGATAACCCCCTGAAGGTAGAGAAGAATGCCACCCAATCGATTGCCATCGTCAATGAAGATGCGGGTACGGAAGTGGAGGGGGAATCCCTGCAGTTCGGGGGTGACGTCACATCATTACTCGGTGATGATTCTTCCTACGAATGGACGGTCGTCGGAAGGAGTGCGGGGGAGAACGGCCTTGAAACATCGAAGTACGATGCAGTGGTCTACATCCCCTCCGACTTTTCAGAAAAAATCATGACCTATGATGAAGAACGACCGGTCAAAACAAACCTGAACTTCAAAGTGCAAACGCAATTGAACTCAGTGAATAAAGAAAAGGTTCTCCGTGAAATCGAAACGGCCAGTAAAAAGGTGAACAATAAAATGTCGACCCTTTACTGGAACTATGTGTCTGCGGATATGGAGAATGTCAGGGATGAATTCGATCAAATCCTTGAAAAGGAGCAAACGTTCCAGCAAACGATGCTCGCTTTCTACAAGCCATCGTCCAAGGACCTTGCCGGCCAGATCGAACAGCAGCAAAATATGCTTCTCGGTCTTCAGGAGTCCATCAAGCAGGCAGACAGCCGTGTGCCTGAACAGGAAAATACCCTTGAGTCATTCCAGAATAGGCTGACTCAATTCGTTGAATACGTCGACCAGTACCGGGAATACCAGGACAATCAAAAACAGCTCCTTGCCGAGGTGCAATCCCAGTCGGTACAAATGATCGACGAATCCACTCAAAACGCCCAGCCGATGTACATGAAGCAAAAAGAGCTGTTCGGACAGCAGGGCAGCCAAATCGATAACGGCATGGAGCAGCTGAACGCAAAGATGAAGGATAATCAGAATGCGTTTGCTGCGCTGAAGGAGAACCGAATGGCAGAGGTCGACCGCCAAGTACAAGACTTCTACAGCTTCCAGAACCGCGTATTGGACTATTACCAACAACTGCAGGATACAAGGAAACTGGATAATCTGCAGGGTACGATCCTGGAATGGAACAATAAAATTTCCTCCGGGGACGGAGTGATTTTTGATCCACCAGTAAAGCCAGAAATGCCAGAGGAATCCGAGGGTGAGAATGAGAATGAGAACCCGGGCAACCCAGGAAACCCTGATGCCCCTGGTGAAGACAACGGTGAAAATCCAGGGGAAGGGAATGGACCGGGTAAACCGGGAGATTCTGCACCTTTACCGCCTGACTTGAATCCGGAGATTGCAGAGCTTAATGAGATTTCCGCAGGTATGGAAGCCATTCAAGGAATACTTACCGGGGAGGAATTACCTACTCCTGAACAGTTGACCGAAACGGTAAAAAATCTGACGTCACTCAGTGAGCGCCTGGCCGGCGTGAAGTCAAGCCTCGACCAAAAGAACACGAACACAGAAAATCCCCTTCAGAAAGAAGTGGATAAACTTCTTAAGGAAGTAGAGGCTCTAACAAATCAGAACAGCGGTCTCGGTGAGCGTATCAAAGAGCTCGAAGCAAGGGTGACCGGACTGCTAGCAGATAAAGAAGCGTTGAAAAAGCATATCGAAGAACTGAACGAGAACAATGACATTCTGACGAAGCAGCTGGAAATGTTCTCAGACAACATCATGAATATCGTCGGAGAGATTGATGCCAAGGAAGCATCCATTCTTCAGTCACCTGCATTGTCCTCCAAGCGAAAAGAAGATCTTGGCGGCTATTTCGCAAGGGACATCAATAATTATAAGCTCATGGACTTGATCAAATACTATGCGTACTTGGATCAGTATGAAGCTGTATTGAATGGGATGCTCAAGGAAAATGGAGTGAAGAAGACCGTACTGGATGATGAAGATGTACGAAATGAAGTCATGGGGATCCTTTCTGTGACCGACGGGGAAAAAGCCATGTGGGAAGACATGAACACGAACAGGCTTCTAACCACCCAGGATGGACTCAACACCCTCCAGGATTCTTTCGCTGTTTTCATGGCAGAATACAATGAAACGCTTAATAATAACCAAAAACAACTTACAGAAAACCTGAACGCCATCAGCCAGGATGCCGGGAAAGTGCTTCAGCGCATCCAACAGCCTGACCAAACCGCTCCGGCTCCGAATAATGGGGCATCAGGCACGGAAGTTGTTGGAAATCAGCAGCAGGTTGTGAGTGAAGTCAAGATGATCCATTCGTTCCTGACAAATGTGCAGGATAATCAAAGTACGATTGTATCCTATACGACGGATCTGCAATCCAATGTCGCCAACGTGCAAAATGATGCCGATACGCTGAACAATAAGTGGGCGACGAATGTCGCATCGACACAAATGGTGCGGGATGATGTATTCAGCATCCTCGGAAATGCATTTGTGGACGGACAATCCAATGGATACGTATATGACTTCCTGACCAATCCATTGAAGGTGAGCGGAGATGTTCCTCAGGAGAAGAAGGACAGCGTGATCCCTCCGGTCGTCATCCTGTTCATCATCCTGATCTCGAGCCTTATGATCGGCTATACAAGCTATTACTTCCAGCGTGTACCGCTCTGGCTCCAGGGAGTGCTGTTCCTCCTGCTGAATTTGATTGTAGGATTCCTGATCAGTCTTTACGGACTTGATATCTATTCCCTCGGAGAGTCGCGCGAAGTGGAGTGGACGGTCTTCACCATCCTGCTCCTGCTAACAGGTTCAGGGCTTGTCCGGATGGGCTTTGTCACTCATCGCCTCTTGGGCTGGTTCATCTCAGTCGCGATCGTCGCTCTGTTTGTCACGCCGCTGCTCGCCCTTTCAACGCCGAACTTCAGCTTTAAGGATCCGATGTCGACGGTGTATCTGTCGATCCAATACGGCACGGATTCTAAGTTCGGACAGGCCGCTCTCATCATGGGTCTCATCCTGGCAGCTCTTGTCGTTCTACAGGTGCTCCTGGGACGCAATAAGGGCCATGGAGGGGACGCTAAGGGTGATAAAGCCTATGAAGGCTAA